In Amycolatopsis jiangsuensis, the following proteins share a genomic window:
- a CDS encoding enolase C-terminal domain-like protein produces the protein MSTLIDRVEVVQFDVDTPGYTRTFDVDDRGGSWYYQPGVTGKRAVLMVRVHTTDGHVGEYANHAVTGAAQQAADVARIAVGRPWHAREQILRVGRRLSRPAHSYGLCFLDNALWDLAGKVYGVSLTELLGGGRDRVRAYASSVNGDREGSLTTKEEVAEFFGGLRDLGWTGFKMHSWHEGDKWEEAENVAYLREKLGERADLMLDPACVFDSVSDAIFVGKACQEAGFRWYEDPLRPLGVGAFAHRQLRDALDLPILQTEHVAGPEAKADFLLAGGTDLLRVDSHFDLGITGCLKTIKFAESLGVNVEVHGPSPIHRHLVASMQATSLYEVANVSPHLPDPSPEIYTCGYRDAYDSIGADGTLPVPSGPGIGVSYDDELISRRTTASVTVTADN, from the coding sequence GTCGACGACCGCGGTGGGTCGTGGTACTACCAGCCCGGTGTCACGGGCAAGCGCGCGGTGCTGATGGTGCGGGTGCACACCACCGACGGGCACGTCGGCGAGTACGCGAACCACGCCGTCACCGGCGCGGCGCAGCAGGCCGCCGACGTCGCCCGCATCGCCGTCGGCAGGCCGTGGCACGCCCGCGAGCAGATCCTGCGGGTCGGCCGGAGGCTGTCCCGGCCCGCGCACTCGTACGGGCTTTGCTTCCTGGACAACGCTTTGTGGGATCTCGCGGGCAAGGTCTACGGCGTCTCGCTCACCGAACTCCTCGGAGGCGGGCGGGACCGCGTGCGGGCCTACGCCTCCAGCGTCAACGGTGACCGCGAAGGCAGCCTCACCACCAAGGAGGAAGTCGCCGAATTCTTCGGCGGGTTGCGTGACCTCGGCTGGACCGGGTTCAAGATGCACAGCTGGCACGAGGGCGACAAGTGGGAGGAAGCCGAGAACGTCGCGTACCTGCGGGAGAAGCTCGGCGAACGCGCCGACCTGATGCTCGATCCCGCCTGCGTCTTCGACTCCGTGTCCGACGCGATCTTCGTCGGCAAGGCCTGCCAGGAGGCCGGGTTCCGCTGGTACGAGGATCCGCTGCGGCCGCTGGGCGTCGGCGCGTTCGCCCACCGGCAGCTGCGGGACGCGCTCGACCTCCCGATCCTGCAGACCGAGCACGTGGCCGGGCCGGAGGCCAAGGCCGACTTCCTGCTCGCCGGCGGCACCGACCTGCTGCGCGTGGACTCGCACTTCGACCTCGGCATCACCGGCTGCCTCAAGACGATCAAGTTCGCCGAATCACTCGGGGTCAACGTCGAGGTGCACGGTCCGAGCCCGATCCACCGGCACCTGGTCGCGAGCATGCAGGCGACGTCGCTGTACGAGGTGGCCAACGTTTCGCCGCACCTGCCCGATCCGTCGCCGGAGATCTACACCTGCGGCTACCGCGACGCCTACGACTCGATCGGCGCCGACGGCACCCTGCCCGTGCCGTCCGGACCGGGCATCGGCGTCAGCTACGACGACGAGCTGATCAGCCGGCGCACCACGGCGAGCGTGACCGTCACCGCCGACAACTGA
- a CDS encoding PPE domain-containing protein yields the protein MSHKPDYKRLPYEKHRKHRYYREDHPQTAAHKRRVRRARRTQTKNRKDTAFGKINWDAYSHRQLYDMIMTADPAGMGSAAHQWAELALNVDSATSAVHKTVQKLLLSWRGGAAGGAAQSATKLTSWGAGASGTMRQVGDDLDHYTTAVTTARNKMPEPVFYSAENQFRDGYDVKAASGPSGAVMVDQLLDDHLPAKKKASSAKTEAVRVMEHYETTSKGVHDKLPHFTDAPVATRSDPGGDAGSGPGGGPDPDGTTTASAGFGAPGGMPGASGPGAGAGMPGSIGAGIGGAGSAGGALGGGTSSGGPGSGAAVPGSAFGGPSGTAAAGAAQSAAGARSGMGGGFFPPMGGGRGGEGDGEHQNRYTKGGSFDFLEDMPSAYPPVLGE from the coding sequence ATGAGTCACAAACCGGACTACAAGCGGTTACCGTACGAAAAGCACCGCAAACACCGTTATTACCGCGAGGATCACCCGCAGACCGCGGCGCACAAGCGCCGGGTGCGGCGGGCGCGGCGGACGCAGACGAAGAACCGCAAGGACACCGCGTTCGGCAAGATCAACTGGGATGCCTACTCGCACCGCCAGCTCTACGACATGATCATGACCGCGGACCCGGCCGGGATGGGGTCGGCCGCGCACCAGTGGGCGGAGCTGGCGCTCAACGTCGACTCGGCCACCTCCGCGGTGCACAAGACGGTGCAGAAGCTGCTGCTGTCCTGGCGTGGCGGGGCGGCCGGGGGAGCGGCGCAGTCGGCCACGAAGCTCACCTCGTGGGGTGCCGGCGCGAGCGGGACCATGCGGCAGGTCGGGGACGATCTCGATCACTACACGACCGCGGTCACCACGGCCCGCAACAAGATGCCCGAGCCGGTGTTCTACTCGGCGGAGAACCAGTTCCGTGACGGGTACGACGTGAAGGCGGCGAGCGGGCCCAGCGGCGCGGTCATGGTCGACCAGCTGCTCGACGACCACCTGCCGGCCAAGAAGAAGGCCTCCAGCGCCAAGACCGAAGCGGTGCGGGTGATGGAGCACTACGAGACGACCAGCAAGGGCGTGCACGACAAGCTCCCGCACTTCACCGACGCGCCGGTGGCGACGCGGTCGGACCCCGGCGGGGACGCAGGCAGCGGCCCCGGCGGCGGTCCGGACCCGGACGGCACGACCACGGCCTCGGCCGGCTTCGGCGCGCCGGGCGGGATGCCGGGCGCGAGCGGCCCCGGGGCCGGCGCCGGGATGCCGGGCTCGATCGGTGCCGGGATCGGCGGGGCGGGCAGCGCGGGTGGTGCGCTCGGTGGCGGAACGAGCAGTGGTGGGCCGGGCAGCGGCGCCGCGGTGCCGGGCAGCGCGTTCGGCGGCCCGTCCGGGACCGCCGCGGCCGGTGCGGCGCAGAGCGCGGCCGGTGCGCGCAGCGGCATGGGCGGTGGTTTCTTCCCGCCGATGGGCGGCGGCCGCGGCGGGGAAGGCGACGGCGAGCACCAGAATCGCTACACCAAGGGCGGCAGCTTCGATTTCCTGGAGGACATGCCCTCGGCCTACCCGCCCGTGCTGGGTGAGTGA
- a CDS encoding MFS transporter — MPSSPPTGTGDPAALDSATRKAFRRLVPLVMIMFVVNYIDRVNIGFAKDAIETDSGIGAAAYGLGAGLFFVTYAIFEIPSNLLLERFGAKFWLTRIMVSWGLVSAAMVFAHNETIFYVLRLLLGVAEAGFFAGVIFYFTQWFPDAVRGRANAALYSASTIAAVIAGPVSGALLSLNGFAGLRGWQWMFLLEGLAAVLVGVAVWFWLVSTPDKAPWLTDEQKTALLGKLAEEERARAATKRDRAPSRWSMLRDPQMLVFCFVYFAAQLAQYSVTFWLPSFVRRIGGLGEFLIGLIAVVPFAAAFVAILLAGRISDRTGLRRTVLGSGFLLAAVGLTVAALTSPVLAVVMLIVATVGFKVAASSFFAIPQQYLAGALAAPGIALINSIGNLGGFVAPTLMGQVQERTGSVSGGLLVVAATCVVALVACALLKYVSPRRAGIRPEVALARSR; from the coding sequence ATGCCCTCCTCCCCGCCCACCGGGACCGGTGACCCGGCAGCCCTGGACAGCGCGACGCGCAAGGCGTTCCGCAGGCTCGTGCCACTGGTGATGATCATGTTCGTGGTCAACTACATCGACCGCGTCAACATCGGCTTCGCCAAGGACGCGATCGAGACCGATTCCGGGATCGGTGCCGCCGCCTACGGGCTCGGCGCCGGCCTGTTCTTCGTCACCTACGCGATCTTCGAGATCCCGAGCAACCTCCTCCTCGAGCGCTTCGGCGCGAAGTTCTGGCTGACCCGCATCATGGTCAGCTGGGGCCTCGTGTCCGCCGCGATGGTGTTCGCGCACAACGAGACCATCTTCTACGTCCTGCGGCTGCTGCTCGGCGTCGCGGAGGCCGGCTTCTTCGCAGGGGTGATCTTCTACTTCACCCAGTGGTTCCCCGACGCGGTGCGTGGCCGTGCGAACGCCGCGCTCTACTCGGCTTCGACGATCGCCGCGGTGATCGCGGGTCCGGTTTCCGGAGCGCTGCTGAGCCTGAACGGATTCGCCGGCCTGCGCGGCTGGCAGTGGATGTTCCTGCTGGAAGGCCTCGCCGCCGTGCTGGTCGGCGTGGCGGTCTGGTTCTGGCTGGTGTCCACGCCGGACAAAGCCCCGTGGCTCACCGACGAGCAGAAGACCGCGCTGCTCGGGAAACTGGCAGAAGAGGAACGCGCGCGAGCGGCCACGAAACGGGACCGGGCACCGTCCCGGTGGTCGATGCTGCGCGATCCGCAGATGCTGGTGTTCTGCTTCGTCTACTTCGCCGCACAGCTCGCGCAGTATTCGGTCACCTTCTGGCTGCCGAGTTTCGTCCGCCGGATCGGCGGGCTGGGCGAGTTCCTGATCGGGCTCATCGCGGTGGTCCCGTTCGCGGCCGCGTTCGTGGCGATCCTGCTGGCGGGCCGGATCTCCGACCGCACCGGGCTGCGCCGCACCGTGCTCGGGTCCGGGTTCCTGCTGGCCGCCGTCGGCCTCACGGTCGCGGCGCTGACGTCGCCGGTGCTCGCGGTGGTGATGCTGATCGTCGCGACCGTCGGGTTCAAGGTGGCGGCTTCGTCGTTCTTCGCGATTCCGCAGCAGTACCTGGCCGGCGCGCTCGCGGCACCCGGGATCGCGCTGATCAACTCGATCGGCAATCTCGGCGGTTTCGTTGCGCCGACGCTGATGGGCCAGGTGCAGGAACGCACCGGCAGCGTCTCGGGAGGACTGCTGGTGGTCGCCGCCACCTGCGTCGTCGCGCTCGTCGCGTGCGCCCTGCTGAAGTACGTCTCCCCACGACGCGCCGGGATCCGCCCGGAAGTCGCTCTCGCTCGTTCGCGCTGA